The proteins below are encoded in one region of Silene latifolia isolate original U9 population chromosome 2, ASM4854445v1, whole genome shotgun sequence:
- the LOC141641580 gene encoding protein FAR1-RELATED SEQUENCE 1-like, translating to MSNSFDLNALYIEEEGENEVIDENETATELLRHATCSKAMKTINQLLSLRLVRNLNRSESDFYYAVERDADNKLLNIFWSDARCRAMYKAFGDPSSFDSTFLSNRDLRTLVHESITEEELQDMWDDFMEKYNLRCNKWLRGAWDMRQRWMPVFWKDTFCAGMSSTQRSEQTNRFIKTYMSIETGLMQFMEQYEDAIEKKVEDEKVNNAKDIKSPLKWDPMILFEDIFSKVYTNKKFGEVKTEVYGCISTNVETLPNSLGFIKRFRATSKVTEAFWKKDRRSFEVSIDTITGEYKCDCKMFEFRGILCRHIMKCLDVLDVKAIPHKYIIERWRKDLVRGYENIRVGYYNPDESERVKRSLEITVKNDYIKRLAMQSEGSSAIYNSEPMN from the exons ATGTCGAATAGTTTTGATTTAAATGCTTTGTATATCGAGGAGGAGGGAGAAAACGAAGTCATTGACGAGAATGAAACAGCCACTGAATTGTTACGGCATGCGACATGTTCGAAGGCAATGAAGACAATCAACCAGCTATTGAGCCTACGATTGGTGCGGAATTTGAATCGG AGCGAATCCGATTTTTACTACGCTGTTGAAAGGGACGCGGATAATAAGCTATTGAACATTTTCTGGTCTGATGCACGATGTCGTGCCATGTACAAGGCTTTTGGTGACCCATCGTCGTTCGATAGTACATTCCTAAGCAACAG AGATTTGCGTACGCTTGTACACGAGAGTATCACCGAGGAGGAACTGCAAGATATGTGGGACGATTTCATGGAAAAATACAACTTGCGATGTAACAAATGGTTGAGGGGTGCATGGGATATGAGACAGCGGTGGATGCCTGTTTTTTGGAAAGACACTTTCTGTGCGGGTATGTCTTCTACTCAGAGGAGTGAACAAACAAACAGATTTATTAAAACGTACATGAGCATAGAAACCGGCCTGATGCAATTCATGGAGCAGTACGAGGATGCCATAGAGAAAAAGGTGGAGGACGAGAAAGTCAATAACGCCAAAGACATTAAGAGCCCACTTAAATGGGATCCCATGATATTATTCGAGGATATCTTTAGTAAGGTCTACACAAACAAGAAATTCGGAGAGGTAAAAACAGAGGTATATGGTTGTATAAGCACCAATGTCGAAACTCTTCCAAATAGTTTGGGTTTCATCAAGAGGTTTAGGGCCACATCAAAAGTGACAGAAGCATTTTGGAAGAAAGATCGAAGAAGTTTTGAAGTGAGTATTGACACAATCACTGGTGAGTATAAATGTGATTGTAAGATGTTTGAATTTAGAGGGATCTTATGTCGCCATATCATGAAGTGTCTTGATGTGTTGGACGTAAAAGCTATCCCGCATAAATACATAATCGAACGCTGGCGCAAGGATTTGGTTAGAGGATACGAAAATATTCGGGTTGGGTACTACAACCCGGATGAGTCAGAACGTGTTAAAAGGTCTCTTGAGATAACGGtaaaaaatgattacattaagaGGTTGGCTATGCAAAGTGAAGGGTCTTCTGCCATTTATAATAGCGAACCGATGAACTAA